In the genome of Desulfofarcimen acetoxidans DSM 771, one region contains:
- a CDS encoding GNAT family N-acetyltransferase, whose product MIRPCINKDLDTIHEIINDASRAYKTVIPEDRFKEPYMTKEELQHEIDDGVIFWGYEENGKLIGVMGIQRVKDVTLIRHAYVQTINRRKGIGKKLLSFLVDQTTTNRPILIGTWAEAKWAISFYEKHGFRLVSPETKNKLLRTYWSIPERQIETSVVLANQTWFETTGVKQ is encoded by the coding sequence ATGATTCGCCCTTGTATCAATAAAGACTTAGATACGATTCACGAAATAATAAATGATGCATCAAGAGCTTACAAAACAGTTATCCCCGAAGACCGATTTAAAGAACCATACATGACAAAAGAAGAGCTTCAACATGAAATAGATGATGGAGTTATTTTCTGGGGATATGAAGAAAATGGCAAACTAATTGGTGTAATGGGAATTCAACGTGTTAAGGATGTAACACTTATTAGGCACGCCTATGTTCAAACAATCAATCGAAGAAAGGGGATAGGGAAGAAATTACTCTCTTTTCTGGTTGACCAAACAACAACTAATCGCCCTATTTTAATTGGTACCTGGGCTGAAGCAAAATGGGCAATAAGTTTTTATGAAAAACATGGTTTCCGCTTAGTATCACCAGAAACCAAAAACAAGTTATTAAGGACATACTGGTCAATACCCGAACGTCAAATAGAAACATCCGTAGTCCTTGCTAATCAAACATGGTTTGAAACAACCGGTGTGAAGCAATAA
- a CDS encoding stalk domain-containing protein, translated as MKRKKSIFILLIVGMLLVLTAPAMAAPKVILDGSQLSFDVSPTIDNGRTLVPLRAIFEALGADIEWNGETKTVTANKENTKIILQIGKQTAYKNGTPVTLDVPAKIINDRTMVPLRFVSEALGADVKWDENTQTIIVSSNETTSSANIDGSGVVKEKPAEEKPTEETSNPIAPSEPPISESPIDEATFNKVIQSLAAYKSNLKMSDGSVINSEELLNKKPSDFTLDEFEKLKTHRNELIKYKINPQIKLPDGSTIGASELTIMGEPIATAKQLKNWINKEMPRIKIKAANTGKAFYEFDEKLADLYIEIGKKYGIRGDLAFAQATKETAYWQFTGSVQPYQNNYCGLWAIGSPNTGEESLNGADTNQVSFAKGVHGAIFATPDAGVEAHIQHLYAYATSKDLPSWAILLDPRFILVNRGASSTWEALNARWAVPGTTYGQSLIQDYWMDALK; from the coding sequence TTGAAACGCAAAAAAAGTATCTTTATTTTACTCATAGTGGGAATGTTATTAGTTCTAACAGCACCGGCCATGGCTGCTCCAAAGGTTATACTGGATGGCAGCCAGCTATCCTTTGATGTATCCCCTACTATTGATAATGGGAGAACCCTGGTACCGCTCAGAGCAATATTTGAAGCACTCGGAGCTGATATTGAGTGGAATGGGGAAACAAAAACTGTTACCGCAAACAAAGAAAATACCAAGATCATACTGCAAATAGGAAAACAAACTGCTTACAAAAATGGCACTCCGGTTACTCTAGATGTGCCGGCAAAAATTATCAATGATCGCACCATGGTACCATTGCGGTTTGTAAGTGAAGCGCTTGGAGCTGACGTTAAGTGGGATGAAAATACACAAACCATAATTGTTTCATCTAACGAAACAACATCTTCGGCTAACATTGATGGAAGCGGTGTTGTTAAAGAAAAACCCGCTGAAGAAAAACCTACTGAAGAAACATCTAATCCAATAGCACCTTCTGAGCCACCTATATCTGAATCACCTATAGATGAAGCAACTTTTAACAAAGTAATTCAATCCCTGGCAGCTTATAAATCAAATTTAAAAATGTCAGATGGATCAGTGATTAACTCCGAAGAGCTTTTAAATAAAAAACCATCCGACTTTACTCTAGATGAATTTGAAAAATTAAAGACCCATAGAAATGAACTAATTAAGTATAAAATAAATCCCCAAATTAAATTACCGGATGGCTCAACTATTGGAGCTTCTGAATTAACTATTATGGGTGAGCCTATTGCGACAGCAAAACAATTAAAGAATTGGATCAACAAAGAAATGCCTCGAATAAAAATCAAAGCAGCCAATACAGGAAAAGCATTCTATGAATTTGATGAAAAATTAGCAGATTTATATATTGAAATTGGCAAAAAATATGGTATTCGTGGTGATTTAGCTTTTGCTCAAGCAACAAAAGAAACAGCATATTGGCAATTTACAGGATCTGTTCAGCCTTATCAAAATAATTACTGTGGTCTATGGGCTATAGGTAGTCCAAATACGGGTGAAGAATCTCTGAATGGGGCTGATACTAATCAAGTATCTTTTGCGAAAGGAGTACATGGTGCTATTTTTGCTACTCCCGATGCCGGAGTAGAAGCTCACATTCAGCATCTATATGCTTACGCCACCAGTAAAGATCTGCCGTCATGGGCAATATTGCTTGACCCGAGATTTATCTTAGTGAATCGTGGAGCATCATCTACATGGGAAGCTCTTAATGCGAGATGGGCGGTACCGGGTACAACTTATGGACAAAGTTTAATTCAAGATTATTGGATGGATGCATTAAAATAA
- a CDS encoding serpin family protein, whose amino-acid sequence MKRLIVMLLATVMLFGLTACSQPVKVTGTNLVAAPVYPKGIDFGDSDKQRELRENNPVNKDTVNAVNQFSYDTAAQLLKGSDTNGCYSPLSLYYALALAAAGAEDSTRDELLTLLGFEDADSLSKQCGNLYRLLYTDNKVSRLKIANSLWLADETDGQQISFKDSYIKNATEHFYTSIFTADFADENTGKAMGRWISENTNGTLAPEFKTNTEQIMSILNTVYFYDQWTDRFNAEKTKEDTFYLQSGPEVVCDFMNMNYWSHGFSKGNGYTRSSLGLKTSGSMIFILPDEGVAVADLLSSPQKLEKIFTQGEDKNGKVVWSVPKFKYGSSFDLVDTLKALGITSAFSLDSADFSALTNAPAFISGVKQETHISIDENGVEASAFTKIDYMGAAQPKDKAEMILNRPFIYGITAANGALLFVGICMNPAS is encoded by the coding sequence ATGAAACGCCTTATAGTCATGCTTTTAGCAACCGTAATGCTGTTCGGCCTGACAGCGTGCAGCCAACCAGTGAAGGTGACGGGAACCAACCTTGTTGCAGCCCCTGTTTATCCCAAAGGAATTGACTTTGGGGACTCGGACAAGCAGCGAGAGCTCCGGGAAAACAACCCGGTAAATAAAGATACTGTAAACGCTGTCAACCAATTCTCTTATGACACCGCGGCTCAGCTATTGAAAGGAAGCGATACAAATGGCTGTTATTCGCCATTGAGCCTGTATTATGCCCTGGCGCTGGCTGCAGCCGGAGCCGAAGACTCCACCAGGGACGAGCTGCTAACCCTTTTGGGCTTTGAAGATGCGGACAGCCTGTCGAAACAATGCGGGAACCTCTACCGCCTGCTCTATACCGACAATAAGGTTTCCAGGCTGAAGATCGCCAATTCCCTGTGGCTGGCCGATGAAACTGACGGACAGCAAATCTCCTTTAAGGACAGCTATATCAAAAACGCCACGGAGCATTTTTATACATCCATCTTTACCGCCGATTTTGCCGACGAGAATACCGGCAAGGCAATGGGCCGCTGGATCTCGGAGAACACTAACGGCACCCTTGCCCCAGAATTCAAGACAAACACCGAGCAAATCATGAGTATTCTCAACACGGTTTACTTTTACGATCAATGGACTGACCGCTTCAATGCAGAAAAGACCAAAGAGGACACCTTCTATCTTCAAAGCGGTCCGGAAGTTGTCTGTGATTTTATGAATATGAATTATTGGTCACACGGTTTCAGCAAGGGCAACGGGTATACCCGTTCTTCGCTAGGCCTAAAAACAAGCGGCAGCATGATATTTATCCTGCCTGATGAAGGCGTTGCCGTCGCAGACCTGCTGTCTTCCCCGCAAAAGCTGGAGAAAATATTTACGCAGGGCGAAGACAAAAACGGAAAGGTTGTCTGGAGCGTCCCTAAATTCAAATACGGATCCAGCTTCGACCTGGTTGATACGTTGAAAGCATTAGGTATCACCTCAGCTTTTTCTTTGGACAGCGCAGACTTCTCCGCTCTGACCAATGCCCCCGCGTTTATCTCCGGGGTCAAACAGGAAACTCATATTTCTATTGACGAAAACGGCGTGGAGGCTTCCGCGTTTACCAAGATCGACTATATGGGTGCCGCACAGCCCAAGGATAAAGCGGAAATGATACTCAACCGCCCTTTCATCTACGGTATTACGGCCGCCAACGGAGCATTGCTGTTCGTGGGCATATGTATGAACCCTGCTTCCTGA
- a CDS encoding type II toxin-antitoxin system YoeB family toxin, with amino-acid sequence MNKIWSDKSWDDYLSWQIQDKQILKRINELIKDIERNGLSKGILFDLTFQVNKIKGYSETTVTLD; translated from the coding sequence ATGAATAAAATATGGTCAGACAAATCCTGGGATGATTATTTGTCGTGGCAGATTCAAGACAAACAGATACTCAAACGTATCAATGAGCTTATAAAAGATATTGAAAGAAATGGCTTGTCAAAAGGCATCCTTTTTGACCTAACTTTCCAGGTTAATAAAATCAAGGGTTACAGTGAAACTACTGTAACCCTTGATTGA
- a CDS encoding type II toxin-antitoxin system Phd/YefM family antitoxin encodes MLAVNYSTIRNKLKEYCDRVTDERETVIVTRKDEKNVVIISLEEYNSMMKAAKNAEYLAMIDRSIEQLASGKGTVHELIEVDDE; translated from the coding sequence ATGTTGGCAGTTAACTATTCGACAATACGTAATAAATTAAAAGAATATTGTGATCGTGTTACCGATGAGCGGGAAACAGTAATTGTTACCCGGAAAGATGAGAAGAATGTCGTAATTATAAGCCTTGAGGAATATAATTCGATGATGAAGGCCGCAAAAAATGCAGAATACCTTGCAATGATTGATAGATCAATAGAACAGCTTGCATCAGGAAAAGGTACTGTGCATGAGCTCATTGAGGTTGACGATGAATAA
- a CDS encoding tyrosine-type recombinase/integrase has protein sequence MWVHNLIMNNGKAELREKTKTDSSRREIVVTDRIIRALKSQKLRQKEMKLQHGHLYYKSDFVCTWPNGQPFNPSHVSRAFSLRMKKYDLPNIRFHNLRYSNASLMLSRNAPMKAASDRLGHSTIQITNDLYGHTERSVQDEIAQIIDRAIWGD, from the coding sequence TTGTGGGTACATAATCTTATTATGAATAACGGGAAAGCTGAACTAAGAGAGAAAACAAAAACAGATTCATCCCGGCGTGAAATAGTTGTTACTGACAGGATAATAAGAGCACTAAAAAGCCAGAAGCTAAGGCAAAAGGAAATGAAGCTGCAGCACGGCCACCTATACTATAAGTCTGATTTTGTTTGCACTTGGCCAAATGGACAACCATTTAACCCTTCTCACGTTTCCAGAGCTTTCAGTCTGAGGATGAAGAAATACGATCTGCCAAACATAAGATTCCATAATCTTCGTTATTCGAACGCCTCTTTAATGCTTTCCCGGAATGCACCCATGAAGGCAGCCAGTGACCGGTTGGGTCATAGCACCATACAGATTACAAATGACCTTTACGGTCACACTGAGAGATCTGTTCAGGATGAAATAGCGCAAATTATTGATAGAGCAATATGGGGTGATTAA
- the tadA gene encoding tRNA adenosine(34) deaminase TadA yields the protein MHTGFMRIALEEANKAYLKGEVPIGAVAVLGRQVIGRGHNLRESLNDSTAHAEMLALREAARFIGDWRLNEVILYSTIEPCAMCSGALVQFRVKLLVYGAPDVKFGAVDSGLDIVRQARFNHRVEVVSGVLADECREIMQRFFRELREKKKYNGEMAELV from the coding sequence ATGCATACCGGGTTTATGAGAATAGCCCTGGAGGAAGCCAACAAGGCTTATTTAAAAGGTGAAGTGCCGATTGGCGCTGTAGCTGTTCTTGGCCGGCAGGTTATAGGCAGGGGACATAATTTAAGGGAGAGCCTGAATGATAGTACTGCTCATGCTGAAATGCTTGCTCTGAGAGAGGCTGCCCGTTTTATAGGTGATTGGAGATTAAATGAAGTAATATTATACTCTACTATAGAGCCCTGTGCCATGTGTTCGGGGGCTCTGGTTCAATTCAGGGTAAAGTTGCTGGTTTACGGTGCTCCTGATGTGAAATTCGGAGCTGTTGACTCCGGTTTGGACATTGTAAGGCAGGCCAGATTTAACCACCGGGTAGAGGTCGTGTCCGGCGTGTTGGCTGATGAGTGCCGGGAGATTATGCAGAGGTTTTTTAGGGAATTAAGAGAAAAGAAAAAATATAACGGAGAGATGGCTGAGTTGGTTTAA
- a CDS encoding metal-dependent hydrolase: protein MLLLGHTGITYAVVRTAEKLISHSGRKISGLIDYRLVFIGAILPDILDKPLGHIFLKDTLGNGRIFAHTLLFSLLLFLIGLFYWVKAKRPGILVLAIGSFLHLVFDSMWALPKTLFWPAYGWSFPQMKSDDYLWQVLLRLVTDPYSYVPELIGGFFLLTLLRELSHKKQLKQFLKTGKLLFNNDTLS, encoded by the coding sequence ATGCTGCTTTTGGGTCATACAGGAATAACTTATGCCGTCGTCAGAACCGCAGAGAAATTAATTTCCCACTCAGGTAGAAAAATATCCGGATTAATAGACTACCGTCTGGTTTTTATCGGAGCCATACTTCCGGATATACTTGATAAGCCATTGGGACATATTTTTTTAAAAGACACTCTGGGTAACGGGCGCATATTTGCTCATACACTGCTTTTTTCTTTATTGCTTTTTCTTATAGGTTTGTTTTACTGGGTCAAAGCTAAAAGGCCCGGAATTCTGGTATTGGCCATAGGATCATTTTTACACCTGGTTTTTGACAGCATGTGGGCACTGCCGAAAACACTTTTCTGGCCCGCCTACGGCTGGAGTTTCCCACAAATGAAATCGGATGATTATCTGTGGCAGGTTTTACTCAGGCTGGTTACCGATCCCTATAGCTACGTCCCTGAACTAATCGGTGGTTTTTTTCTCTTAACCCTGTTAAGAGAATTGAGCCACAAAAAGCAGCTAAAGCAATTTTTAAAAACCGGCAAATTATTATTTAACAATGATACTCTCAGTTAA
- the galE gene encoding UDP-glucose 4-epimerase GalE gives MNILVCGGAGYIGSHVVRQLQKKGYEVLVLDNLINGHLSAVDGVPFVKADITDKQALQEVFSRNSIDAVMHFAAFSIVGESMSKPGLYYRNNVLGTLNLLEAMRENKVSKLIFSSTAAVYGEPEEIPICEEHRTKPTNPYGATKLAVEEMLNWFNHAYGLNYVSLRYFNAAGADESGDIGEDHNPETHLIPLVLKTALGVLPEIKIFGTDYPTPDGTCLRDYIHVNDLADAHIMGLQSLSGGGQSTIFNLGNGNGFSVKEIIETARKVTGKPIQAVETDRRTGDPAVLVASSEKIKQELGWQPRYGDIEQIISSAWRWHQRNFN, from the coding sequence GTGAATATTTTGGTATGCGGCGGTGCCGGTTATATAGGCAGTCATGTGGTGCGGCAGCTTCAGAAAAAGGGTTATGAGGTGCTGGTATTAGATAATTTGATTAATGGGCACTTATCTGCCGTTGACGGGGTACCCTTTGTAAAGGCGGATATTACAGATAAGCAGGCTTTACAGGAGGTCTTTAGCCGGAATTCCATCGATGCGGTCATGCATTTTGCGGCTTTTAGTATTGTTGGTGAATCAATGAGCAAACCTGGGTTGTACTACCGCAATAATGTTTTAGGAACGCTGAATTTGCTGGAAGCCATGCGGGAGAATAAGGTCAGTAAGTTAATCTTTTCATCTACTGCTGCAGTTTATGGTGAGCCGGAAGAAATCCCGATTTGTGAAGAACATCGTACGAAGCCGACCAATCCTTACGGGGCAACTAAACTGGCGGTGGAAGAGATGTTAAATTGGTTTAACCATGCTTATGGACTAAACTATGTCTCACTGCGTTACTTTAATGCGGCCGGGGCGGATGAATCCGGTGATATAGGCGAAGATCACAACCCGGAAACACACCTGATACCATTGGTGTTAAAAACTGCTCTGGGAGTTTTGCCGGAAATAAAGATTTTTGGTACAGACTATCCTACTCCGGACGGGACCTGTCTTCGCGATTATATCCATGTGAATGATTTGGCCGATGCCCATATTATGGGTTTGCAAAGTCTGTCCGGCGGGGGACAATCAACAATATTTAATCTGGGCAATGGCAACGGCTTCTCTGTCAAAGAAATCATTGAAACCGCCCGAAAAGTTACCGGTAAACCTATTCAGGCGGTGGAAACCGATCGCCGCACGGGCGACCCGGCTGTTCTGGTGGCCTCTTCTGAAAAAATAAAACAGGAACTGGGCTGGCAGCCCCGGTATGGGGATATAGAGCAAATTATTTCATCAGCCTGGCGCTGGCATCAAAGAAATTTTAACTGA
- a CDS encoding glycosyltransferase family 39 protein, with translation MSPLKKRLIIISLLLLLIVVVSCLYHSGYLSTDSKSLSAGSAQTPPGDRINPPGGISQNHGNHFPLPDSNHRMGAPGGGMRGNSIRADLKYNTQLIGYSVLFLGVLVLAYVIAEKNKLRIKPGRERIIMLSLLMTALLARLCLAAVLEGHPFDLNTFKSWASAAADNLPQVYSGHRSSDYPPLYMYVLYLIGKTASISSMSNYYNFLLKLPSILADMTTAFLIYKLAGKRLSAELSVLLAAFYALNPAVLVNSTFWGQVDSFFTMLVFFAVLLLSEKKPVLAAAFFTAAVLMKPQGIIFLPVLFFEFVRQRNVKSFVQAILAAFSTVLIVVLPFSLEMGWLWIFKLFSGTLGEYPYASVNAFNFFALIGKNFAQDGSELFVLSYHSWGMIFIVLISLYAWLVYIKGNSISFASPAALLLIAGVFTFSTRMHERYLFPAVALSVLAFIYLKDKRLLLLAAGFSSTVYINTHYVLYETVKGINSVAFNPVLIVTSLLNVVLFVYLVKVVFDIAVRKRIDTCRC, from the coding sequence ATGTCGCCGTTAAAAAAGCGTTTAATTATAATAAGTCTGCTTTTGTTATTGATAGTGGTAGTTTCCTGTCTCTATCATTCGGGATATTTAAGCACGGACAGCAAAAGCCTAAGCGCGGGATCGGCCCAGACTCCCCCCGGCGACAGAATTAATCCGCCGGGGGGCATAAGCCAAAACCACGGGAATCATTTTCCGTTGCCTGATTCAAATCACCGCATGGGAGCTCCGGGTGGGGGCATGAGGGGAAACAGTATAAGGGCAGATTTAAAGTATAATACACAATTGATTGGCTATTCGGTATTATTTTTAGGTGTATTGGTGTTGGCTTATGTCATTGCTGAAAAAAATAAATTAAGAATAAAACCGGGTCGTGAAAGAATTATAATGCTCAGCCTGCTCATGACCGCACTGCTTGCACGGCTCTGTTTGGCGGCGGTGCTGGAAGGCCATCCTTTTGACCTTAACACCTTTAAAAGCTGGGCATCTGCTGCGGCTGATAATTTGCCGCAAGTTTATTCGGGCCACAGGTCAAGCGACTACCCGCCGCTTTATATGTATGTGCTTTACTTAATAGGAAAAACAGCAAGCATATCGTCGATGAGTAACTATTACAATTTTCTTTTAAAGCTGCCTTCCATACTGGCGGATATGACTACTGCTTTTCTGATATATAAATTAGCCGGAAAACGTCTTTCTGCAGAGCTCAGTGTCTTGTTAGCGGCATTTTATGCCTTAAATCCTGCTGTTTTAGTCAACTCAACCTTTTGGGGGCAGGTAGATTCATTTTTCACAATGCTTGTTTTTTTTGCAGTACTGCTGCTTTCGGAAAAGAAGCCGGTCCTTGCCGCGGCCTTTTTTACTGCAGCTGTTCTGATGAAGCCGCAAGGAATAATTTTTCTTCCGGTTCTTTTCTTTGAATTTGTCAGGCAAAGAAATGTTAAGAGTTTTGTCCAAGCAATACTTGCTGCTTTTAGCACGGTCTTGATAGTGGTACTTCCGTTTTCCTTGGAAATGGGCTGGCTTTGGATTTTTAAACTCTTTTCGGGCACTCTGGGAGAGTACCCCTATGCATCTGTTAATGCTTTTAACTTTTTTGCTTTGATTGGGAAAAACTTTGCACAGGATGGCTCTGAATTGTTTGTTCTCAGCTATCACAGCTGGGGAATGATTTTTATAGTCTTGATTTCATTGTATGCCTGGTTAGTGTATATTAAAGGAAACAGCATCAGCTTTGCCTCTCCGGCAGCACTTTTGCTGATAGCAGGTGTGTTTACTTTTTCCACCAGAATGCATGAAAGATACCTGTTTCCCGCAGTAGCTTTGTCGGTTCTGGCCTTTATATATCTAAAGGATAAAAGGCTGCTGCTGCTGGCTGCCGGGTTTAGCTCAACTGTTTATATTAATACCCATTATGTTCTTTATGAAACAGTAAAAGGTATAAACTCTGTGGCTTTTAATCCTGTCCTTATTGTCACATCTCTATTAAATGTGGTATTGTTTGTATATCTGGTCAAGGTCGTTTTTGATATTGCTGTCAGAAAAAGAATAGATACCTGCCGGTGTTAA
- a CDS encoding GtrA family protein encodes MSTNQIAVKPSSRSFVLFSLVGLTNTVIDYLVFFSLYHLFPEHFLASQVISYSCGTVNSFFLNKYWTFRNKNIPCGAEILKFIVVNALALSISYITLDVVSNSFGLDMFICKTFATGMSFVVNYFGSKFWVFLK; translated from the coding sequence ATGAGTACTAATCAAATTGCGGTAAAACCAAGCTCCAGGTCATTTGTTCTGTTTTCACTGGTTGGCCTAACCAATACCGTTATAGATTATCTGGTGTTCTTTTCTCTCTACCATTTGTTCCCCGAACATTTTCTTGCATCTCAGGTTATTTCCTATTCATGCGGGACGGTAAACAGTTTTTTTCTGAACAAATACTGGACCTTCCGGAATAAAAATATACCTTGCGGAGCTGAAATCTTAAAATTTATTGTGGTCAATGCTCTGGCACTTTCAATATCGTATATCACGCTGGATGTTGTAAGCAATAGCTTTGGTTTAGATATGTTTATTTGTAAAACATTTGCAACCGGAATGTCCTTTGTTGTAAATTATTTCGGCAGCAAGTTCTGGGTATTTTTAAAATAA
- a CDS encoding glycosyltransferase family 2 protein — protein MNPIVTYSIVVPVFNEEAVIAVTYERLKKVMDTTGESYELLFVNDGSSDQTAEIIDRICRQDDHVKLINFSRNFGHQIAISAGMDNALGQAVVVIDADLQDPPEVIWQMIERWKKGYEVVYATRKERKGETLFKKWTAAAFYRLLKFITDIDIPVDTGDFRLIDRKVCNVMKNLKEKNRFVRGLVSWVGFRQTAVEYVREERFAGESKYPLRKMIKLSLDAITTFSYKPLKLAVCLGFVFSSLSLVYLFFALLERLIGTYTLPAWALLIAMGIFLNGIILSVLGIIGEYIGRIYDESKGRPLYIIANKAGFGREEESHEY, from the coding sequence ATGAACCCAATAGTAACCTATTCAATTGTTGTACCGGTTTTCAACGAAGAAGCGGTTATTGCAGTTACTTATGAAAGACTAAAGAAAGTAATGGATACAACCGGTGAGTCTTATGAGTTATTATTTGTTAACGATGGCAGCTCTGATCAAACAGCTGAAATTATTGACCGAATATGCAGGCAGGATGATCATGTCAAACTAATAAACTTTTCGAGAAACTTTGGACACCAGATTGCTATCAGCGCGGGTATGGACAATGCTCTGGGCCAGGCAGTTGTGGTTATTGACGCTGATTTGCAGGATCCGCCCGAGGTTATCTGGCAGATGATCGAAAGGTGGAAGAAAGGTTATGAAGTAGTTTATGCTACCCGTAAAGAGCGCAAAGGGGAGACTTTATTTAAGAAATGGACGGCAGCCGCATTTTACCGGTTGCTAAAATTCATCACCGATATTGATATTCCGGTTGATACAGGTGATTTCAGACTAATTGACCGCAAGGTTTGCAACGTTATGAAAAATCTCAAAGAGAAGAACAGGTTTGTAAGAGGCTTGGTCAGTTGGGTCGGCTTTCGACAAACAGCTGTTGAATATGTCCGGGAAGAGCGCTTTGCGGGTGAGAGCAAATATCCGCTGCGCAAAATGATTAAGCTGTCCCTGGATGCCATTACCACCTTTTCTTATAAACCGTTAAAACTGGCCGTTTGTCTGGGGTTTGTCTTTTCCTCTTTGAGTCTTGTTTATTTATTCTTTGCGCTTTTGGAAAGATTGATCGGAACCTATACCCTGCCTGCTTGGGCCCTTCTTATAGCTATGGGCATATTTTTAAACGGCATAATCTTATCCGTTTTAGGTATTATTGGTGAATATATAGGAAGGATTTATGATGAAAGCAAAGGCAGGCCACTGTATATTATTGCCAATAAAGCTGGTTTTGGCAGAGAAGAGGAATCCCATGAGTACTAA